From the genome of Pelomonas sp. SE-A7, one region includes:
- the dprA gene encoding DNA-processing protein DprA, which produces MDRPELAAWLRLLETPGLGLAGCRRLLAALGPPEAVFAAEPAALKALAGPKLMEALSRPPENLPALLERTERWLAADPCHQLLVLGDPDYPEPLFQTADPPLLLYLSGRRELLKAECVAVIGSRSPTPQGRDNAASFSAALSRAGFCIVSGLALGIDGVAHEATLQAGGSTVAVLGTGLDLLYPERHAALGRRIEEQGLLISEYALGTPPLPANFPRRNRIIAGLSRGCLVVEAALRSGSLITARLASEAGREVFAIPGSIRSPLARGCHELIRQGAALVEEPEEMLEVLRPAYPRPKPVEAAPEPTPGPDGEAGLVLEAMGHDPVGLDALIARGGWPAAQLSALLLELELEGHVARLPGQLFQRRARG; this is translated from the coding sequence ATGGACCGTCCCGAGCTGGCCGCCTGGTTGCGCCTGCTCGAGACACCCGGCCTGGGCCTGGCCGGATGTCGGCGCCTGCTGGCGGCTCTGGGCCCTCCCGAAGCCGTCTTCGCCGCCGAGCCCGCCGCCCTGAAGGCCTTGGCCGGCCCCAAGCTGATGGAAGCCCTGTCCCGGCCACCGGAGAATCTGCCGGCCCTGCTGGAACGCACCGAGCGCTGGCTGGCCGCCGATCCGTGCCACCAGTTGCTGGTCCTGGGCGACCCGGACTACCCCGAGCCCCTGTTCCAGACCGCCGACCCGCCCCTGCTGCTTTACCTGAGCGGCCGCCGTGAGCTGCTCAAGGCCGAATGCGTGGCCGTGATCGGCAGCCGCTCACCCACACCGCAGGGCCGCGACAACGCGGCCAGCTTCTCGGCTGCCCTGAGTCGCGCCGGCTTCTGCATAGTCTCGGGCCTGGCCCTGGGCATAGACGGCGTGGCCCACGAAGCCACACTGCAGGCCGGCGGAAGCACCGTCGCCGTGCTGGGCACCGGGCTGGACCTGCTCTATCCCGAACGCCATGCGGCGCTGGGCCGGCGCATCGAGGAGCAAGGCCTCTTGATCAGCGAATACGCGTTGGGCACGCCGCCGCTGCCGGCCAATTTCCCGCGCCGCAACCGAATCATTGCGGGACTGAGCCGCGGCTGCCTGGTGGTCGAGGCCGCCCTGCGCTCCGGCTCGCTGATCACCGCCCGGCTGGCCTCGGAGGCCGGCCGCGAGGTGTTCGCCATTCCCGGCTCCATCCGCTCGCCGCTGGCCCGCGGCTGCCACGAGCTGATACGCCAGGGGGCGGCCCTGGTCGAGGAGCCCGAGGAGATGCTGGAGGTACTGAGACCAGCTTACCCGCGGCCCAAGCCAGTCGAGGCGGCGCCCGAGCCCACGCCGGGGCCGGACGGCGAGGCCGGCCTGGTGCTGGAAGCCATGGGCCATGACCCGGTCGGCCTGGACGCCTTGATCGCCCGCGGCGGCTGGCCGGCCGCCCAGCTCAGCGCCCTGCTGCTGGAGCTGGAGCTGGAAGGCCATGTGGCCCGGCTGCCAGGTCAGCTTTTCCAGCGCCGCGCACGCGGCTGA
- a CDS encoding AzlD domain-containing protein: MSAGWTAVAILGMAVITLITRGFFLISDREWPMPPWLKDGLRYAPLAALAAVIVPEIVLTQGQLISTWQDARIYATVVATAYFFWRRGILGTIVCGTAVMLALRLGLGW, encoded by the coding sequence ATGAGCGCAGGCTGGACCGCCGTCGCCATCCTGGGCATGGCCGTGATCACCCTGATCACCCGCGGCTTCTTCCTGATCTCGGACCGCGAATGGCCGATGCCACCCTGGCTCAAAGACGGTCTGCGCTACGCGCCGCTCGCGGCGCTGGCGGCGGTCATCGTGCCCGAGATCGTGCTGACCCAGGGCCAACTGATCTCCACCTGGCAGGACGCCCGCATCTACGCCACCGTGGTCGCCACCGCCTACTTCTTCTGGCGGCGCGGCATCCTGGGCACCATCGTCTGCGGCACGGCCGTGATGCTGGCGCTGCGCCTGGGCCTCGGCTGGTAA
- the fmt gene encoding methionyl-tRNA formyltransferase, translated as MRVGFAGTPEFAAVALQALLKAGFEVPLVLTQPDRPAGRGMKLQASSVKQLALQHQIPVAQPRSLRLDGKFPDEAELGRQALVAAKLDLLVVAAYGLILPQWVLDLPRLGCLNIHGSLLPRWRGAAPIHRAIEAGDTETGITIMQMDAGLDTGDMLLIERLAIAADDTTASLHDKLARLGGRLIVEGLELAACGGFHPVQQPEEGVCYAHKIEKAESLIDWKQGAEQIERRLRAFDPFPGGQAQLGDETLKVWRAERVADAAGEPGLVLAVDARGPVVACGSQALRLTELQRAGGKRGPAAAFLQARPIATGERFVLA; from the coding sequence CTGCGCGTCGGCTTTGCCGGCACGCCGGAATTTGCGGCTGTCGCGCTGCAGGCACTGCTGAAGGCCGGATTCGAGGTCCCGCTGGTGCTGACCCAGCCCGACCGGCCTGCCGGCCGCGGCATGAAGCTGCAGGCCTCCAGCGTCAAGCAACTGGCGCTTCAGCACCAGATTCCCGTTGCCCAGCCGCGCAGCCTGCGGCTGGACGGCAAGTTCCCCGACGAAGCCGAACTGGGCCGCCAGGCCCTGGTGGCCGCGAAGCTCGACCTGCTGGTCGTCGCCGCCTACGGCCTGATCCTGCCGCAATGGGTGCTGGACCTGCCGCGCCTGGGCTGCCTGAACATCCACGGCTCCCTGCTGCCGCGCTGGCGCGGCGCGGCGCCCATCCACCGCGCCATCGAAGCCGGCGATACCGAGACCGGCATCACCATCATGCAGATGGACGCGGGCCTGGACACCGGCGACATGCTGCTGATCGAGAGGCTGGCCATTGCCGCCGACGACACAACCGCCTCGCTGCACGACAAGCTGGCCCGGCTGGGCGGGCGCCTGATCGTCGAGGGCCTGGAGCTGGCGGCGTGCGGTGGCTTCCATCCAGTCCAGCAGCCCGAAGAAGGTGTCTGCTATGCGCACAAGATCGAGAAGGCCGAGAGCCTGATCGACTGGAAGCAGGGCGCGGAGCAGATCGAGCGGCGGCTGCGCGCCTTCGACCCCTTCCCGGGCGGCCAGGCCCAGTTGGGCGACGAGACGCTCAAGGTCTGGCGGGCCGAGCGGGTGGCCGATGCGGCGGGCGAGCCCGGCCTTGTGCTGGCCGTCGACGCGCGCGGCCCGGTTGTCGCCTGCGGCAGCCAGGCCTTGCGGCTGACCGAGCTGCAGCGCGCCGGCGGCAAGCGCGGTCCGGCGGCGGCCTTCCTGCAGGCCCGGCCCATCGCCACCGGCGAGCGCTTCGTCCTGGCTTGA
- a CDS encoding DUF1631 family protein, whose amino-acid sequence MTDPARSTALVAHARRVYLEALLRGVPALVHSLSEAGRQLLLMAAEYPVQMARKDAVGAWIKLGPLWQSTFMQSIRQAAAAGGTFEIHAETGEPSRLTLVEDRIIEREITSSRLALAIMDRASWEFTDLRTRINTLEQHEELPSHDLLRAPVLAGLVLHTWQNSGLGPSEWQMFQGVLHDEFAHLVSEAYHEVNHWLVERKVMPEVDLRPFIKRSPQARQGALMAALAGGTVVVGAAVTTQAGAVTDGAGPISEATRFMARPVATDQAALSPYSAQAAEVLAQLQRIVGKQIPAFAATIVGGEVEHHDPVPPSPRLSAAINRAQDALVRRPEQARRSGKTVTGAPLAEPPAPQVLDELKVRNQAFKQVLKQAADSPAERATIEIVAMMFQSILTEERIPAAVRVWFARLQMPVLRVAVSEPEFFAEADHPARRLIDRMGACVMGFSSSTGSESLEREIKRIVQVVEAYPDTGRRVFQTVLTEFEKFLEQYFEKENQASAKGVSLAQQVEQRETMAIQYTIELRKMLNEVPVQDGIRQFLFQVWADVLAVTAVRSGAQADVTRQMKRAAADLIWSASAKVSREERAEVIRRLPPLLKTLRDGMGHAGLSAEKQDEHIRSLNNSLAAAFTAKAAAIPRERLDDLMDQLETLEAMLPEAEGVEINDTLMRDLSGHETEGLEVVAEGGSAPTPAMLAWAKELQVGGWYMLDYRGRNEAVQLAWRGNRRNMVLFVSPNGRGVLFQQARLASFLQAGLLLPAQDEALTVKATRNALAKLDVDPSRLLN is encoded by the coding sequence ATGACCGACCCCGCCCGCAGCACGGCCTTGGTAGCGCATGCGCGGCGTGTCTATCTGGAGGCCTTGCTGCGCGGTGTGCCGGCCCTGGTCCATTCGCTCAGCGAGGCAGGCCGGCAGCTGTTGCTGATGGCCGCGGAATACCCGGTGCAGATGGCCCGCAAGGATGCGGTTGGCGCCTGGATCAAGCTGGGCCCGCTCTGGCAGTCCACTTTCATGCAGTCGATCCGCCAGGCGGCGGCGGCCGGTGGCACCTTCGAGATCCATGCCGAGACCGGTGAGCCCAGCCGGCTGACCCTGGTCGAGGACAGGATCATCGAGCGCGAAATCACCAGCTCGCGCCTGGCTCTGGCCATCATGGACCGGGCCTCCTGGGAATTCACCGACCTGCGCACCCGCATCAATACGCTGGAGCAGCACGAGGAGTTGCCGTCGCACGACCTGCTGCGTGCCCCTGTGCTGGCCGGCCTGGTGTTGCACACCTGGCAGAACAGCGGCCTGGGGCCCAGCGAATGGCAGATGTTCCAGGGCGTGTTGCACGATGAGTTCGCCCATCTGGTCAGTGAGGCCTATCACGAGGTCAACCACTGGCTGGTTGAGCGCAAGGTCATGCCCGAGGTCGACCTGCGGCCCTTCATCAAGCGTTCGCCCCAGGCCCGTCAGGGCGCGCTGATGGCGGCGCTGGCCGGCGGCACGGTGGTGGTCGGCGCGGCAGTCACGACACAGGCCGGTGCCGTGACCGACGGCGCGGGCCCGATCAGCGAGGCGACCCGCTTCATGGCCCGGCCGGTCGCCACCGACCAGGCCGCGCTCAGCCCCTACAGCGCGCAGGCCGCCGAGGTGCTGGCCCAGCTGCAGCGCATAGTCGGCAAGCAGATCCCGGCCTTTGCGGCCACCATCGTCGGTGGCGAAGTCGAGCACCACGATCCCGTCCCGCCCTCGCCGCGCCTCAGCGCCGCGATCAACCGGGCGCAAGACGCGCTGGTGCGCCGTCCCGAGCAGGCCCGCCGCAGTGGCAAGACCGTCACCGGCGCCCCGCTGGCCGAGCCGCCGGCGCCGCAGGTGCTGGACGAGCTCAAGGTCCGCAACCAGGCCTTCAAGCAGGTCCTCAAGCAGGCCGCCGATTCGCCGGCCGAGCGGGCCACGATCGAGATCGTGGCGATGATGTTTCAGAGCATCCTGACCGAGGAGCGCATCCCGGCCGCCGTGCGGGTCTGGTTCGCGCGGCTGCAGATGCCGGTGCTGCGCGTGGCGGTCAGCGAGCCCGAGTTCTTTGCCGAGGCCGACCATCCGGCGCGCCGTCTGATCGACCGCATGGGCGCCTGCGTGATGGGCTTCTCCAGCTCCACCGGCAGCGAAAGCCTGGAGCGCGAGATCAAGCGCATCGTGCAGGTGGTCGAGGCCTATCCGGATACTGGCCGGCGCGTGTTCCAGACCGTGCTGACCGAGTTCGAGAAATTCCTCGAGCAGTACTTCGAGAAAGAGAACCAGGCCTCCGCCAAGGGCGTGTCGCTGGCCCAGCAAGTCGAGCAGCGCGAGACCATGGCGATCCAGTACACCATCGAGCTGCGCAAGATGCTCAACGAGGTGCCGGTGCAGGATGGCATCCGCCAGTTCCTGTTCCAGGTCTGGGCCGATGTGCTGGCGGTCACGGCGGTGCGCTCCGGCGCCCAGGCCGACGTGACCCGGCAGATGAAGCGGGCCGCGGCCGACCTGATCTGGTCGGCCAGCGCCAAGGTCTCGCGCGAGGAGCGGGCCGAGGTCATCCGCCGCCTGCCGCCGCTGCTCAAGACCCTGCGCGACGGCATGGGCCATGCCGGTCTGTCGGCCGAGAAGCAGGATGAGCACATCCGCTCGCTGAACAACTCGCTGGCGGCGGCCTTCACGGCCAAGGCCGCAGCCATTCCGCGCGAGCGCCTGGACGACCTGATGGACCAGCTGGAAACGCTGGAGGCCATGCTGCCCGAGGCCGAGGGCGTGGAGATCAACGACACGCTGATGCGTGACCTGTCCGGCCACGAGACCGAGGGCCTGGAAGTGGTGGCCGAAGGCGGCTCGGCACCGACGCCGGCCATGCTGGCCTGGGCCAAGGAACTGCAGGTCGGCGGCTGGTACATGCTGGACTACCGGGGCCGCAACGAGGCCGTGCAGCTGGCCTGGCGCGGCAACCGCCGCAATATGGTGCTGTTCGTCTCGCCCAACGGCCGCGGCGTGCTGTTCCAGCAGGCGCGGCTGGCTTCCTTCCTGCAGGCCGGCCTGCTGCTGCCAGCCCAGGACGAGGCGCTCACCGTCAAGGCCACGCGCAATGCGCTGGCCAAGCTGGACGTCGATCCGAGTCGACTCCTGAACTGA
- a CDS encoding AzlC family ABC transporter permease — protein MGFSTAAPAWRHPAFVEGARDMAGITLGISAWGLVTGVAMVKSGLGVPLSLLMSLTVFAGSSQLASLPLIASGAPLWVLWATAFCVNLRFLIFSAQWREYFGKLPRAQRLRMAYFAADLNYVAFMKRFPEPGPASDEQIRYFWGGVALNWPSWQLPAIVGILLADSVPTHWGLGFAGVLALLGLSYSLLSDRNSWVSAGVAGCAAVAAYALPLRLNIVVAIAAAVAAGLLLERWMPVPKRVGS, from the coding sequence ATGGGCTTTTCTACTGCGGCGCCGGCCTGGCGCCACCCCGCCTTCGTCGAGGGTGCGCGCGACATGGCGGGCATCACGCTGGGCATCTCGGCCTGGGGCCTGGTGACCGGCGTGGCCATGGTCAAGAGCGGCCTGGGCGTGCCGCTCTCTCTCCTGATGAGCCTCACGGTTTTCGCCGGCAGTTCCCAGCTGGCCTCACTGCCGCTGATCGCCAGCGGCGCGCCGCTGTGGGTGCTTTGGGCCACGGCCTTCTGCGTCAATCTGCGCTTCCTGATCTTCAGCGCCCAGTGGCGCGAGTACTTCGGCAAGCTGCCGCGGGCGCAGCGGCTGCGCATGGCCTATTTCGCCGCCGACCTGAACTACGTGGCCTTCATGAAGCGCTTCCCCGAGCCGGGGCCGGCCAGCGATGAGCAGATCCGCTACTTCTGGGGCGGTGTGGCGCTGAACTGGCCTTCGTGGCAGCTGCCGGCCATCGTCGGCATCCTGCTGGCCGACAGTGTGCCCACCCATTGGGGCCTGGGCTTTGCCGGCGTGCTGGCCCTGCTGGGCCTGAGCTACTCGCTGCTGTCCGACCGCAACTCCTGGGTCTCGGCCGGCGTGGCCGGCTGCGCGGCCGTGGCAGCCTATGCCCTTCCGCTGCGACTCAACATCGTGGTGGCGATTGCGGCGGCCGTGGCAGCCGGGCTGTTGCTGGAGCGCTGGATGCCGGTGCCCAAGAGGGTGGGTTCATGA
- a CDS encoding LysM peptidoglycan-binding domain-containing protein codes for MPSCVNPLKLSLLAASLVLVTLPAAAQGQYPITDAQRQTADKVAQAGVPLSELAPDAPESHTVKTGDTLWDISKIFLKSPWRWPELWGMNREQIANPHLIYPGQVLYLVKKDGRATLQMAQPVGNAGMQGLPSAKLSPQVRGSRLEDAAIQPIPQHLIEPFLNEAVVFDTDAINTAPRIVAAPEGRVMATRGDLAYARGATLKEARDWRVFRQAKPLRDPTSGEVLGFEAAYVGSAELTRLADEVKTPDGKTEPTASTLTIRAVRQEIGVGDRLSPVPQREFVRYVPHAPASAMKGQIIAIYGDALTGGQNQIVSLNRGRRDGMERGHVLGLLQDGRRITDATGERREEVKLPDERIGTLFVFQVYERVSYALIVSAQQPVRGGDRFSQP; via the coding sequence ATGCCTTCTTGCGTGAACCCGCTGAAGCTCAGTCTGCTGGCCGCCAGCCTGGTGCTGGTCACCCTCCCCGCCGCGGCCCAGGGGCAGTACCCGATCACCGACGCCCAGCGCCAGACGGCCGACAAGGTCGCTCAGGCCGGTGTGCCGCTGTCCGAGCTGGCCCCCGATGCACCCGAGTCGCACACGGTGAAGACCGGCGACACGCTCTGGGACATTTCCAAGATCTTCCTCAAGAGCCCCTGGCGCTGGCCGGAACTCTGGGGCATGAATCGCGAGCAGATCGCCAACCCGCATCTGATCTATCCTGGCCAGGTCCTGTACCTGGTCAAGAAAGACGGCCGTGCCACGCTGCAGATGGCCCAGCCTGTTGGCAACGCCGGCATGCAAGGCCTGCCGTCGGCCAAGCTCTCGCCCCAGGTCCGCGGCAGCCGGCTGGAAGACGCGGCCATCCAGCCCATCCCCCAGCACCTGATCGAGCCTTTCCTGAACGAGGCCGTGGTCTTCGACACCGACGCGATCAACACGGCGCCGCGCATAGTCGCCGCGCCCGAAGGCCGCGTCATGGCCACGCGGGGCGACCTGGCCTACGCCCGGGGCGCCACGCTCAAGGAAGCGCGCGACTGGCGTGTGTTCCGCCAGGCCAAGCCGCTGCGCGATCCGACCAGTGGCGAGGTGTTGGGCTTTGAAGCCGCCTATGTGGGGTCGGCCGAGCTGACCCGCCTGGCCGACGAAGTGAAGACGCCCGATGGCAAGACCGAGCCGACGGCCTCGACGCTGACCATCCGCGCGGTGCGCCAGGAAATCGGTGTCGGCGACCGCCTGTCGCCGGTGCCGCAGCGCGAATTCGTCCGCTACGTGCCGCATGCGCCGGCGAGCGCCATGAAGGGACAGATCATCGCCATCTATGGCGACGCCCTGACTGGCGGTCAGAACCAGATCGTGTCGCTGAATCGCGGCCGCCGCGACGGCATGGAGCGCGGCCATGTGCTGGGCCTGCTGCAGGACGGCCGCCGCATCACCGACGCCACCGGTGAGCGCCGCGAGGAAGTCAAGCTGCCGGACGAGCGCATTGGCACGCTGTTCGTGTTCCAGGTCTATGAGCGCGTCAGCTATGCGCTGATCGTTTCGGCCCAGCAGCCGGTGCGCGGCGGTGATCGCTTCTCGCAGCCCTGA
- the def gene encoding peptide deformylase, whose protein sequence is MAQLNILKYPDPRLHTVAKPVAEVDERIRTLVDDMLETMYAAEGVGLAATQVDVHERVVVIDTSTERNEPRVLINPELVSFSEDWVEGEEGCLSVPTIYDKVPRHSRIKVRSLNREGQPWEFEAEGLLAVCVQHEMDHLMGKVFVEYLSPMKRDRIKTKLVKKAREDQQSRARR, encoded by the coding sequence ATGGCCCAGCTGAACATCCTGAAATACCCGGATCCCCGACTGCATACCGTTGCCAAGCCAGTGGCCGAGGTGGACGAGCGCATCCGCACCCTGGTCGACGACATGCTCGAGACCATGTATGCCGCCGAGGGCGTGGGTCTTGCCGCAACCCAGGTCGATGTACATGAGCGGGTGGTCGTGATCGACACCTCGACCGAGCGCAACGAGCCTCGCGTGCTGATCAACCCGGAGCTGGTGAGCTTCAGCGAGGACTGGGTCGAGGGCGAGGAGGGCTGCCTGTCCGTCCCCACGATCTATGACAAGGTGCCCCGCCATTCCAGGATCAAGGTGCGCTCGCTGAACCGCGAGGGCCAGCCCTGGGAGTTCGAGGCCGAGGGCCTGCTGGCGGTCTGCGTCCAGCATGAGATGGACCACCTGATGGGCAAGGTCTTCGTCGAATACCTGAGCCCGATGAAGCGGGACCGCATCAAGACCAAGCTGGTCAAGAAGGCGCGCGAGGACCAGCAGTCGCGCGCGCGCCGATGA
- a CDS encoding DUF494 domain-containing protein: MFDVLVYLYETYWRPDACPDHAQLTRKLSAVGFENDEIQEALSWLQGLASAAESHHGEQGQLSLRVYSPDELDHLGEPSVGFISFLESAGVLPPPMREMVIDRAMAIPGAPMDLEDLKIIVLMVFWSLGEEPDALILDELFVAPEDRLIH; the protein is encoded by the coding sequence ATGTTCGACGTCCTGGTCTACCTGTACGAAACCTACTGGCGCCCGGACGCCTGCCCGGACCACGCGCAGCTGACGCGCAAGCTGTCGGCCGTCGGTTTCGAGAATGACGAAATCCAGGAAGCGCTGAGCTGGCTGCAAGGGCTGGCCAGCGCCGCCGAATCCCACCACGGCGAGCAGGGCCAGCTGAGCCTGCGGGTCTATTCCCCGGACGAGCTGGACCACCTGGGCGAGCCCTCGGTGGGCTTCATCAGCTTCCTGGAATCGGCCGGCGTGCTGCCCCCGCCGATGCGCGAGATGGTGATAGACCGCGCCATGGCCATTCCCGGCGCCCCCATGGACCTGGAAGACCTGAAGATCATCGTGCTGATGGTGTTCTGGAGCCTGGGCGAGGAGCCCGACGCGCTGATACTGGACGAGCTCTTCGTCGCACCGGAAGACCGGCTGATCCACTGA
- a CDS encoding phosphoglycerate kinase produces MNVLRFSDLVAAGKVAGQRVFIRADLNVPQDDAGRITEDTRIRASIPAIELALKAGAAVMVTSHLGRPTEGEFKPEDSLAPIAQRMGELMGREIKLVANWVDGVEVAAGQLVMLENCRVNKGEKKNSEELAKKMAALCDIYVNDAFGTAHRAEGTTYGIAQFAKIACAGPLLAAEIDAISKALAQPKRPLVAIVAGSKVSTKLTILKALSDKVDGLIVGGGIANTFMLAAGLSIGKSLAEPDLVGEAKAVIEGMKARGAAVPIPVDVVCAKRFAADAEATVKAATEVAEDDLILDIGPKTAALLAEQLKAAGTIVWNGPVGVFEFDAFAQGTETIARAIAASSAFSIAGGGDTLAAIAKYGIDKDVGYISTGGGAFLEVLEGKTLPAFEILSKRAAG; encoded by the coding sequence ATGAACGTCCTGCGTTTCTCCGATCTGGTTGCTGCCGGCAAAGTCGCCGGCCAGCGTGTCTTCATCCGTGCCGACCTCAACGTCCCCCAGGACGATGCCGGCCGCATCACCGAGGACACCCGCATCCGCGCTTCCATCCCGGCCATTGAGCTGGCGCTGAAGGCTGGCGCCGCCGTGATGGTGACCTCGCACCTGGGCCGTCCCACCGAGGGCGAGTTCAAGCCCGAGGATTCGCTGGCGCCCATCGCCCAGCGCATGGGTGAATTGATGGGTCGCGAGATCAAGCTCGTGGCCAACTGGGTGGATGGCGTTGAAGTGGCCGCTGGCCAGCTCGTGATGCTGGAGAACTGCCGCGTCAACAAGGGCGAGAAGAAGAACAGCGAAGAGCTGGCGAAGAAGATGGCCGCGCTGTGCGACATCTACGTCAACGACGCCTTCGGCACCGCCCACCGCGCCGAGGGCACGACCTACGGCATCGCCCAGTTCGCCAAGATCGCCTGTGCCGGCCCGCTGCTGGCCGCCGAGATCGACGCTATCAGCAAGGCCCTGGCCCAACCGAAGCGCCCGCTGGTCGCCATCGTGGCCGGCTCCAAGGTCTCGACCAAGCTGACCATCCTCAAGGCCCTGTCCGACAAGGTCGACGGCCTGATCGTCGGTGGCGGCATTGCCAACACCTTCATGCTGGCCGCCGGCCTGTCCATCGGCAAGTCGCTGGCCGAGCCCGACCTGGTCGGCGAGGCCAAGGCCGTGATCGAAGGCATGAAGGCGCGCGGCGCCGCCGTGCCCATCCCCGTCGACGTGGTCTGCGCCAAGCGCTTTGCGGCTGATGCCGAAGCCACGGTCAAGGCCGCCACCGAGGTGGCCGAGGACGACCTGATTCTGGACATCGGCCCCAAGACCGCGGCCTTGCTGGCCGAGCAGCTGAAGGCGGCCGGCACCATTGTCTGGAACGGCCCGGTCGGCGTGTTCGAGTTCGACGCTTTCGCCCAGGGCACCGAGACCATCGCCCGTGCGATTGCCGCTTCCAGCGCCTTCAGCATTGCCGGTGGTGGCGACACGCTGGCGGCCATCGCCAAGTACGGCATCGACAAGGACGTGGGCTACATCTCCACCGGCGGCGGCGCCTTCCTCGAGGTGCTGGAGGGCAAGACCCTGCCGGCGTTCGAGATCCTGAGCAAGCGCGCAGCGGGCTGA
- the htpX gene encoding zinc metalloprotease HtpX produces MFNLMKTAVLMAAITALFMAIGALIGGRAGMMLALLLALGMNFFSYWFSDSMVLKMYNAREVDESSAPQFYAMVRELAQKAELPMPRVYLIDEDAPNAFATGRNPEHAAVAATTGILRVLSARELRGVMAHELAHVKHRDILISTVSATMAGAISMLANFAMIFGGRDEEGRPANPLVGILVAILAPIAASLIQMAISRAREFEADRGGAEISGDPAALASALDKIHRYAQGIPLGPAEAHPETAQMMIMNPLSGSGLAGLFSTHPSTEERIERLKAMVRR; encoded by the coding sequence ATGTTCAATCTGATGAAGACCGCCGTGCTGATGGCCGCCATCACGGCGCTGTTCATGGCGATCGGTGCCCTGATAGGCGGCCGCGCCGGCATGATGCTGGCCCTGCTGCTGGCCCTGGGCATGAACTTCTTCAGCTACTGGTTCTCAGACTCCATGGTGCTGAAGATGTACAACGCCCGCGAGGTGGACGAGAGCTCGGCGCCGCAGTTCTACGCCATGGTGCGCGAGCTGGCCCAGAAGGCCGAGCTGCCCATGCCGCGGGTCTATCTGATCGACGAGGACGCGCCCAATGCCTTCGCCACCGGCCGCAACCCGGAGCATGCGGCCGTGGCCGCCACCACCGGCATCCTGCGCGTGCTGTCGGCCCGCGAGCTGCGCGGCGTGATGGCTCATGAGCTGGCCCATGTGAAGCACCGCGACATCCTGATCAGCACAGTCAGCGCCACCATGGCGGGCGCGATCTCGATGCTGGCCAATTTCGCGATGATCTTTGGCGGCCGTGACGAGGAGGGGCGTCCGGCCAATCCGCTGGTCGGCATCCTGGTCGCCATCCTGGCCCCCATTGCCGCCAGCCTGATACAGATGGCGATCAGTAGGGCCCGCGAGTTCGAGGCCGACCGTGGCGGTGCCGAGATCTCGGGCGACCCGGCGGCCCTGGCCTCGGCGCTGGACAAGATCCACCGCTATGCCCAAGGTATTCCGCTGGGGCCGGCCGAGGCCCATCCGGAAACGGCCCAGATGATGATCATGAATCCGCTTTCGGGCAGCGGCCTGGCCGGCCTGTTCAGCACCCATCCCTCGACCGAGGAGCGGATCGAGCGCCTGAAGGCCATGGTGCGCCGCTAA
- a CDS encoding head GIN domain-containing protein: MNRRQLFAVAALAGAAITASTAARAFDWNWGTERIKGSGEISTENRDVGAFDGIALVGGFKVQIRQADSHKVEIKADKNLLPYLETRVVESGKGRVLEVGPKKGVSFSSTTTPELSLTMAQLRSIRIAGSGLVKVEAMKTGALEAGISGSGDVRFEDLTSEKLSLSVSGSGDVVAKGRTGMMSVSIAGSGDVKVAELVADEVKVSIAGSGDARVNAQKKLNVSIAGSGDVSYVGSPEISSSVAGSGKVRKMNP, translated from the coding sequence ATGAACCGTCGTCAACTGTTTGCCGTCGCCGCCCTTGCCGGCGCTGCCATCACCGCCTCCACTGCCGCCCGCGCCTTCGACTGGAACTGGGGCACCGAGCGCATCAAGGGCTCGGGCGAGATCAGCACCGAGAACCGCGATGTCGGTGCCTTCGACGGCATCGCCCTGGTCGGCGGCTTCAAGGTCCAGATCCGCCAGGCCGACTCGCACAAGGTCGAGATCAAGGCCGACAAGAACCTGCTGCCCTACCTTGAGACCCGTGTGGTCGAGAGCGGCAAGGGCCGCGTGCTGGAAGTGGGCCCCAAGAAGGGCGTCAGCTTCTCGTCCACCACCACGCCCGAGCTGAGCCTGACCATGGCCCAGCTGCGTTCGATCCGCATCGCCGGCTCCGGCCTGGTCAAGGTCGAGGCGATGAAGACCGGCGCGCTCGAGGCCGGCATCTCCGGCTCCGGCGACGTGCGCTTCGAGGACCTGACCAGCGAGAAGCTGAGCCTCAGCGTCTCGGGCAGCGGTGACGTGGTCGCCAAGGGCCGCACCGGCATGATGAGCGTGTCCATCGCCGGCTCCGGTGACGTCAAGGTCGCCGAGCTGGTCGCCGACGAGGTCAAGGTCAGCATTGCCGGCAGCGGTGACGCCCGCGTCAATGCGCAGAAGAAGCTGAACGTGTCCATCGCCGGCAGCGGCGACGTCAGCTACGTCGGCTCGCCCGAGATCAGCAGCTCGGTGGCCGGCAGCGGCAAGGTCCGCAAGATGAACCCTTAA